One part of the Tenacibaculum sp. 190130A14a genome encodes these proteins:
- a CDS encoding THUMP-like domain-containing protein, translating to MNKEILHREVQEFINSNLKSDINKLILKGSPFTNISIQELANQIIAKQKSEKKLPTWFEAAPIYYPPKLSIEQTSSELTAAYKAKLVSGNSIIDITGGFGIDAYYFSKQFKEVTHCEINKELSTIVTYNYEQLKANHITTVAKNGLEYLEETSQQYDCIYIDPSRRDDVKGKVFLLKDCLPNVPENIDFLFSKSNTILIKNSPVLDIKGTIDELRFVKEIHIVGVKNEVKELLFLLEKGYEGVIHIKTINLQKEKDQIFDFDFQEEATASYSLPLQYLYEPNTAILKSGGFNQVAQQLQIAKLHQHSHLYTSNEYIDFPGRSFSIKKVIPFDKKQLKKEIPNLKANITTRNFPISVAEIRKKTKLKEGGNLYLFFTTNLENKHIIIICEKCF from the coding sequence TTGAATAAAGAAATACTACATAGAGAGGTACAAGAGTTCATCAATTCTAACCTAAAATCAGATATAAATAAGCTCATCCTTAAAGGAAGTCCTTTTACGAACATTTCTATTCAAGAATTGGCTAACCAAATTATAGCCAAGCAAAAGTCTGAGAAAAAGCTTCCTACATGGTTTGAAGCAGCACCTATATACTATCCTCCTAAATTAAGTATAGAGCAAACCTCTTCAGAATTGACGGCAGCATATAAAGCAAAATTGGTATCAGGGAATTCTATCATAGATATTACTGGAGGTTTCGGTATTGATGCTTACTATTTTTCTAAACAGTTTAAAGAAGTAACACATTGTGAAATTAATAAAGAACTTTCTACCATTGTTACTTATAACTATGAGCAACTAAAAGCTAATCATATTACAACAGTTGCTAAAAATGGGTTGGAATATTTAGAAGAAACTTCACAGCAATACGATTGTATTTATATTGATCCTTCTAGAAGAGATGATGTAAAAGGGAAAGTTTTTTTATTAAAAGATTGCTTACCTAATGTTCCAGAAAATATTGATTTTTTATTTAGTAAATCAAATACCATACTTATCAAGAACTCCCCTGTTTTAGACATAAAAGGCACTATAGACGAACTTCGTTTTGTTAAAGAAATCCATATTGTAGGAGTTAAAAATGAAGTAAAAGAGCTATTATTTTTATTAGAAAAGGGATATGAAGGAGTGATACACATTAAAACGATCAACCTTCAAAAGGAAAAAGATCAAATATTTGATTTTGATTTTCAAGAAGAAGCAACTGCCTCCTATTCCCTACCCTTACAGTATTTATACGAGCCGAATACCGCTATTTTAAAATCAGGTGGATTTAATCAAGTAGCCCAACAACTCCAAATAGCTAAGCTTCACCAGCATTCACATTTATACACTTCTAATGAATATATAGATTTTCCTGGAAGAAGCTTTAGCATTAAAAAAGTAATCCCTTTCGATAAAAAGCAATTAAAAAAAGAGATTCCAAATTTAAAAGCAAATATTACCACGAGAAACTTTCCAATATCTGTTGCAGAAATTAGAAAGAAAACCAAATTAAAAGAAGGTGGTAATTTGTATCTCTTTTTCACCACCAATTTAGAAAATAAACATATCATAATTATATGTGAAAAGTGCTTTTAA
- a CDS encoding pyridoxamine 5'-phosphate oxidase family protein: MQEYSKSKLNRIKRGQNRATYDIERINTILDAGFIGFVSYTYEGKAISLPMAYGRKDNKIYLHSSQANRMLLALLEAGEMSMTVMHLDALVLARSGLHHSVNYRSATVFGTVKKIENDQGKSDALECFMEHMMQGRWNEIRPMHPHELDRTLVVEMTIESASAKVRDVGVNDEPEDESLPIWAGLVPLKQVAQHPISDDKLPENIAIPTHVMNYYQANQ, encoded by the coding sequence ATGCAAGAATACTCAAAATCAAAATTAAACAGAATTAAAAGAGGTCAAAATAGAGCTACCTATGATATTGAAAGAATCAATACTATCTTAGATGCTGGATTTATTGGCTTTGTTAGCTATACCTATGAAGGAAAAGCTATTTCTTTGCCTATGGCCTATGGAAGAAAAGACAACAAAATATACTTACACAGTTCACAAGCAAACAGAATGCTTTTAGCACTTTTAGAAGCAGGTGAAATGAGTATGACCGTGATGCATTTAGATGCTCTAGTTCTAGCTCGTTCAGGGTTACATCACTCTGTTAACTACCGCTCTGCTACCGTATTTGGAACTGTAAAGAAAATAGAAAATGACCAGGGAAAATCAGATGCTTTAGAATGCTTTATGGAACATATGATGCAAGGAAGATGGAATGAAATTAGACCTATGCATCCACATGAATTGGACAGAACCTTAGTAGTAGAAATGACTATTGAATCGGCTTCTGCCAAAGTAAGAGATGTTGGGGTAAATGATGAGCCTGAAGATGAAAGCTTACCTATTTGGGCAGGTTTAGTTCCTCTTAAACAAGTAGCACAGCACCCTATTTCTGACGATAAACTTCCTGAAAATATTGCTATTCCAACACATGTAATGAATTACTATCAAGCAAATCAATAA
- a CDS encoding GNAT family N-acetyltransferase: protein MITIKQASTSHTETLALLGRITYSESHGHYINNAEDLFNYNNEAFSIKKTHKEIASEENIYWIAYVNNFPVGYAKLILNQVNEHITDQNVCRLERIYVLEEFLGKKVGFQLYETVFNKAKELEFNQLWLTTYIKNQKAMRFYEKLDFKKVGDYTFWVNGKAFENFIYAKEL, encoded by the coding sequence ATGATAACCATAAAACAAGCTTCTACAAGCCATACAGAAACACTTGCGCTCTTAGGTAGAATTACCTATTCAGAATCTCATGGGCATTATATAAACAATGCCGAAGATTTATTTAACTATAACAATGAAGCCTTTTCCATAAAAAAGACACATAAGGAAATAGCAAGTGAAGAAAACATTTATTGGATTGCCTATGTAAATAACTTCCCTGTTGGTTATGCTAAATTGATTTTAAATCAAGTTAATGAACATATTACCGATCAAAATGTATGTAGACTAGAAAGAATCTATGTTTTGGAAGAGTTTTTAGGAAAAAAAGTAGGATTTCAATTATATGAAACAGTCTTTAACAAAGCCAAAGAACTAGAGTTTAACCAGCTATGGCTTACAACATATATCAAAAATCAAAAAGCCATGAGGTTTTATGAGAAACTCGATTTCAAAAAAGTAGGTGATTATACTTTTTGGGTCAACGGAAAAGCTTTCGAAAACTTTATTTACGCAAAGGAACTCTAA
- a CDS encoding DUF1272 domain-containing protein: MLALRPNCEHCGIDLPNTSTEAMICSFECTYCKTCALEVFENICPSCTGNFVPRPIRPQQYVQKYPASTKRVYDPKNLEEKRELINRFKNIPPETR, encoded by the coding sequence ATGCTAGCGCTAAGACCAAATTGTGAACACTGTGGTATCGATTTACCCAATACTTCAACCGAAGCAATGATATGCTCTTTTGAATGTACTTATTGCAAAACCTGTGCTTTAGAAGTATTTGAAAATATATGTCCGAGTTGTACAGGTAATTTTGTTCCAAGGCCTATAAGACCCCAGCAATATGTTCAAAAATACCCTGCTTCTACGAAAAGGGTCTATGATCCTAAAAATTTAGAAGAGAAAAGAGAATTAATTAATAGGTTTAAAAATATTCCCCCAGAAACGAGATAA
- a CDS encoding DinB family protein → MTKKDLQASEYNEYYGNYINLVAADTELVAGFEKDEKYVIDFFSNVPENKLLHRYQEGKWTIKEILQHIIDTERIFMYRFFRIARNDQSPLMGFEQNDYIEPSEANNKSLEALLTEFKLTRQYSLNLIASIPEEHLINMGTASNAAVSARACAYILLGHSMWHINIINERYL, encoded by the coding sequence ATGACCAAAAAAGACCTACAAGCAAGCGAATACAACGAGTACTATGGAAATTATATCAATCTAGTAGCTGCCGACACCGAACTAGTTGCTGGATTTGAAAAAGATGAAAAATATGTTATTGACTTCTTTTCGAATGTTCCAGAAAACAAATTATTACATCGATATCAAGAAGGAAAATGGACAATCAAAGAAATTTTGCAGCATATTATAGATACAGAACGTATTTTCATGTACCGTTTCTTTAGAATTGCTAGAAACGATCAGTCTCCATTAATGGGGTTTGAACAAAACGATTATATAGAGCCTTCAGAAGCTAACAATAAATCATTAGAAGCGCTGTTAACGGAGTTTAAATTAACACGCCAATACTCTTTAAACCTCATTGCCAGCATTCCAGAAGAACATCTGATAAATATGGGAACCGCAAGTAATGCAGCAGTATCAGCAAGAGCTTGTGCATATATATTATTAGGTCATAGTATGTGGCATATCAATATTATTAACGAACGCTATTTATAA
- a CDS encoding PLP-dependent aminotransferase family protein, protein MFPYKTSISLDKKLKEPLYLQLSNQFINLIRDGRLATGTKLIGTRQLAEVLEIHRKTVVASYEELALQGWVESVPKKGTFVNTDLPVIQRQDFVDTAYESSQVTSGFSFYASSVLEHKLTQKKEGVMYLNDGTSDGRLTPLDEIARTYRRITSRKSTYHHLDYGSTYGNDTLRAVLANYLNQSRGLKTAKENILITRGSQMGMWLSSQLLLKLKDVIVVGETNYASADLTFMNTGAILKRVRVDQCGLITDDLERICQKETIRAVYVTSHHHHPTTVTLSAQRRIHLLQLSRTYNFAIIEDDYDYDFNYNHAPILPLASHDSGGNVIYVGSVCKTVAPVFRIGYLIASKDFVDEAAKLRGYVDRQGDALLELTFADFVKSGDLDRHIRKVMKVYQQRRDLFCKLLKDELGDYFSFEIPKGGMAIWVTLNNKYSWKKVQEVGKEYQIAIGDYMRYDMAETHHNAMRIGFASYNEEEIYELIKRLKQTMLSITN, encoded by the coding sequence ATGTTTCCGTATAAAACTTCCATATCGTTAGATAAAAAGCTAAAAGAACCTTTGTATTTGCAGCTATCAAATCAGTTTATCAACTTAATACGAGATGGTAGATTGGCTACAGGAACCAAACTTATTGGTACACGACAATTAGCAGAAGTTCTAGAAATTCATAGAAAAACGGTAGTTGCAAGCTATGAAGAGCTTGCTCTACAGGGATGGGTAGAGAGTGTTCCTAAAAAAGGGACTTTTGTAAATACTGATCTGCCTGTAATTCAACGGCAAGACTTTGTAGATACTGCTTATGAATCTTCTCAGGTTACTTCTGGGTTTTCTTTTTATGCGAGTTCTGTTTTAGAACATAAATTAACTCAAAAGAAAGAGGGAGTTATGTACTTGAATGATGGAACTTCAGATGGTAGGTTAACTCCATTAGATGAAATTGCAAGGACATACAGAAGAATAACTTCTCGAAAAAGTACGTATCATCATTTAGATTATGGCTCTACCTATGGAAATGATACTTTGAGAGCAGTTTTAGCAAATTATCTTAATCAATCAAGAGGTTTAAAAACAGCCAAGGAAAATATATTAATTACGCGAGGAAGTCAGATGGGGATGTGGCTTTCTTCTCAATTGTTATTAAAACTAAAGGATGTTATTGTCGTAGGAGAAACTAATTATGCTTCTGCTGATTTAACCTTCATGAATACTGGAGCTATACTTAAAAGAGTTCGCGTAGATCAATGCGGACTGATAACGGATGATCTAGAACGTATATGTCAAAAAGAAACCATTAGAGCTGTTTATGTAACTTCTCATCATCATCATCCTACAACGGTTACCTTATCAGCTCAAAGACGAATTCATTTATTACAATTGTCAAGAACCTATAATTTCGCCATTATTGAAGACGATTATGATTACGATTTTAATTACAATCATGCACCTATATTGCCTTTAGCGAGCCATGATAGTGGAGGAAATGTTATTTATGTAGGATCTGTTTGTAAAACGGTGGCTCCTGTTTTTAGAATAGGATATTTAATTGCTTCTAAAGATTTTGTTGATGAAGCGGCAAAGCTAAGAGGTTATGTAGATAGGCAAGGAGATGCCTTGCTAGAATTGACTTTTGCCGATTTTGTTAAGTCTGGTGATTTAGATAGGCATATTAGAAAAGTAATGAAAGTATATCAACAGCGTCGTGATTTATTTTGTAAGCTGTTGAAAGATGAATTGGGTGATTACTTTAGTTTTGAGATTCCTAAAGGAGGAATGGCCATTTGGGTTACCTTAAATAACAAATACTCTTGGAAGAAAGTACAAGAGGTAGGAAAGGAGTATCAAATAGCTATTGGAGATTATATGCGTTATGATATGGCAGAAACACATCACAATGCCATGCGAATTGGCTTTGCAAGTTATAATGAAGAAGAAATTTATGAATTGATAAAAAGGTTAAAGCAAACTATGCTATCTATAACAAACTAG